The Staphylococcus sp. KG4-3 genome has a window encoding:
- a CDS encoding ABC transporter ATP-binding protein: MIEFKNVVKRYGDKVAVDDISFNIKEGEFFVLIGPSGCGKTTTLKMINRLISLSEGYIYFKDKPISDYPIYEMRWDIGYVLQQIALFPHMTIKENIAQVPQMKKWKDEDIDQRIDELMDMVGLEPEIYKNRKPDELSGGQQQRVGVIRALAADPPVILMDEPYSALDPISREKLQDDLIELQQKIKKTIIFVTHDIQEAMKMGDRICLLNKGHIEQIDTPEGFVTNPKNDFVKQFMGDKLNRSVNELKLSEIIDQLSIKEGETKESYPIVESNLYVKDVYTDLIDNEAVIINDSATSTQRVLKRQDIFQILSERKGGHNE, translated from the coding sequence TCGGGCCGTCAGGTTGCGGTAAGACGACTACGTTAAAAATGATAAATCGATTAATTTCTCTTTCTGAAGGTTATATTTATTTTAAAGATAAACCGATAAGTGATTATCCAATATATGAAATGCGTTGGGACATTGGCTACGTTTTACAACAAATTGCATTATTCCCACATATGACAATTAAAGAGAATATTGCGCAAGTGCCACAAATGAAAAAGTGGAAAGATGAGGATATAGACCAACGTATTGATGAATTAATGGATATGGTAGGACTAGAACCTGAAATATACAAAAATCGTAAACCGGATGAACTCTCTGGTGGACAACAGCAACGTGTAGGGGTTATTCGTGCACTGGCAGCTGATCCACCAGTCATTTTAATGGATGAGCCATATAGTGCCCTAGACCCAATTAGCCGTGAAAAATTACAAGATGACTTAATAGAGCTACAACAAAAAATAAAAAAAACAATTATATTTGTAACTCATGATATTCAAGAAGCAATGAAGATGGGCGACCGTATATGCTTGTTGAATAAAGGTCATATTGAACAAATAGATACACCAGAAGGCTTTGTCACAAATCCTAAAAATGACTTTGTTAAACAATTTATGGGTGATAAATTAAACCGATCAGTTAATGAGTTAAAACTTTCCGAAATAATAGATCAGTTATCTATAAAAGAAGGAGAGACAAAAGAAAGTTATCCAATCGTTGAAAGCAATTTATATGTTAAAGACGTATATACAGATTTGATAGACAACGAAGCCGTTATTATTAATGATTCAGCTACCTCAACACAACGCGTGTTGAAACGACAAGATATTTTTCAAATTTTGTCAGAGCGTAAAGGAGGTCATAATGAATGA